The following proteins are encoded in a genomic region of Microbulbifer sp. MKSA007:
- a CDS encoding LacI family DNA-binding transcriptional regulator, producing MSETRDDRQTATIVDVAERAGVAVGTVSRFINGREVRKTNEMRIREAIKELGYQTNTFAQAMKTDVTKTVAVVMDGFDEFHTQVLSNVITQFFDHGYQVTTYHLKNEPGELDNLMSIMTARKFDGVVMSGTFNNTISLDQLRSLQKPIVLFNDEATGIDIDRVLVNNREASKRAVQHMIEMGHERIAIIKASDLQSSSRGRYQGFCDAMEEAGLQVIEEYVCEGSWRLSDGYFALQQLMALDEPPTALFSVNYEMTMGVLEAMKEQGLQVAKDLSLVSYDDPYFFRLLTPSITAIAQPHDVIASRLVEMMLTRLNNGISSSSRKMTVSCDVILRDSVARLR from the coding sequence ATGAGCGAAACGAGAGACGACCGTCAGACAGCCACCATTGTGGATGTGGCCGAACGCGCCGGTGTGGCCGTTGGCACGGTGTCCCGTTTCATCAATGGGCGTGAGGTTCGCAAGACCAACGAGATGCGCATTCGCGAAGCGATCAAGGAGCTGGGCTACCAGACCAACACCTTCGCGCAGGCCATGAAGACCGATGTGACCAAGACCGTTGCTGTGGTGATGGATGGCTTTGATGAGTTCCACACGCAGGTGCTCTCCAACGTCATCACCCAGTTTTTTGACCACGGCTATCAGGTCACCACCTATCACCTGAAGAACGAACCGGGCGAGCTGGACAACCTTATGTCCATCATGACGGCCCGCAAGTTTGATGGGGTGGTGATGAGCGGCACGTTCAACAACACCATCTCACTGGATCAACTGCGCTCCTTACAAAAGCCGATCGTCCTGTTCAACGATGAAGCCACCGGCATTGATATTGACCGAGTACTGGTGAACAACCGCGAAGCCTCCAAGCGAGCCGTTCAGCATATGATCGAGATGGGACATGAACGCATCGCGATCATCAAGGCCAGTGATCTGCAATCCTCTTCCCGCGGGCGTTATCAGGGGTTCTGTGATGCTATGGAAGAAGCAGGCCTTCAGGTCATAGAAGAATACGTCTGCGAAGGGTCGTGGCGGCTATCAGATGGCTACTTCGCACTTCAGCAGTTGATGGCATTGGATGAACCACCGACAGCGCTGTTCTCCGTCAACTACGAGATGACCATGGGCGTGCTGGAAGCGATGAAGGAGCAAGGGCTGCAAGTTGCAAAGGACCTGTCTCTGGTCAGCTACGACGACCCGTATTTCTTCCGCTTGCTTACCCCAAGCATCACCGCAATTGCGCAGCCGCATGATGTAATTGCGTCGCGTTTGGTGGAGATGATGCTGACACGGCTCAACAACGGGATTTCCTCCTCCTCCCGCAAAATGACTGTCTCTTGCGATGTGATCCTGCGTGATTCCGTGGCGCGTCTGCGCTGA